A genome region from Cucurbita pepo subsp. pepo cultivar mu-cu-16 chromosome LG02, ASM280686v2, whole genome shotgun sequence includes the following:
- the LOC111788360 gene encoding probable GTP diphosphokinase RSH2, chloroplastic — translation MAVPTIALYTSSPSTICSSPHPCQLNSHASYDLEFTSRSSSLASTTATSSPKPVVGGLSSLFSSTAPRHSLLSSSISSGGDELGSFRHDKGEELKELSSSFRYSPSKFIGSFFNRDQSPVSVFQGPVSCGCCGVGSAARTPPLRTVWERSGEASFHGRGSTNRLFNGFVRNALGSCVDYDSPRLEVPSDVLDVGSSTLFGDELTFNMEDNITEGKSESYAKDLLVSAQSKHKIFCDESVIKAFFEAEKAHRGQTRLSGDPYLEHCVETAVMLALVGANSTVVAAGLLHDTLDDSFVSHDYILGTFGAEVADLVEGVSKLSHLSKLAREHDMADRMVEADRLHTMFLAMADARAVLIKLADRLHNMITLDALPLIKQHRFAKETMEIFVPLANRLGIYSWKEQLENLCFKHLNLEQHNDLSSKLMGLYDEEIIHSAIGKIERALKDKGTSYHAVIGRHKSVYSLHRKMLKKNLTMNEIHDIHGLRLIVENEEDCYEALKIVHQLWPEVQGKLKDYISKPKLNGYQSIHTVVRGEGDVPLEVQIRTKEMHLQAEFGFAAHWRYKEGDSKHSSFVLQMVEWARWVLTWHCETMTKDGSSINSVKSSCKFPFHSSDCSYSYKPHCFQDGPLFVIMIENEKMSVQEFPANATMIDLLERAGRGSTRWAHYRFPVKEELRPRLNQEPVSDPKCKLKMGDVVELTPPIPDTSLIEYREEIQRMYERGFTVATPQPAGWMS, via the exons ATGGCTGTGCCAACTATTGCTCTGTACACCAGTTCACCCAGTACTATCTGCTCCTCACCGCACCCTTGCCAGTTGAATTCTCATGCATCATATGATTTAGAATTTACTTCTCGGTCCTCCTCGTTGGCGTCTACCACAGCGACTTCATCCCCAAAACCGGTAGTAGGCGGGTTGTCAAGTCTATTCTCATCAACTGCACCAAGGCACTCGTTGTTGTCGTCGAGCATTTCAAGTGGTGGAGACGAATTAGGTTCTTTTAGGCATGATAAAGGAGAGGAACTTAAAGAATTAAGCTCCTCGTTTCGTTATTCCCCAAGTAAATTCATTGGCTCTTTCTTTAATCGGGATCAGAGCCCGGTATCGGTGTTCCAAGGTCCAGTTTCCTGTGGTTGTTGTGGGGTTGGGTCGGCAGCAAGAACCCCTCCATTGCGGACTGTATGGGAAAGGAGTGGGGAAGCAAGTTTTCATGGTCGAGGAAGTACTAACAGGCTGTTCAATGGGTTTGTGAGAAATGCATTGGGATCATGTGTGGACTATGATTCGCCGAGATTGGAGGTACCTAGTGATGTGTTAGATGTGGGTTCATCTACTTTGTTTGGAGATGAATTGACTTTCAATATGGAGGACAATATTACGGAAGGTAAATCTGAATCATATGCGAAGGATTTGCTTGTAAGTGCACAATCAAAGCACAAAATCTTTTGTGATGAGTCTGTGATCAAGGCTTTTTTTGAGGCCGAGAAAGCACATAGAGGACAG ACGCGTTTAAGTGGTGATCCGTACCTGGAACATTGTGTGGAAACAGCAGTGATGCTTGCACTTGTTGGTGCTAATTCCACAGTAGTTGCCGCAGGGCTTTTGCACGACACACTTGATGATTCGTTTGTGAGTCATGACTACATATTGGGGACATTTGGAGCTGAGGTTGCTGATTTAGTTGAAGGG gtgTCTAAGCTGAGTCATTTAAGCAAGCTTGCTAGAGAACATGATATGGCCGATCGAATGGTTGAGGCAGACCGCTTGCACACCATGTTCCTTGCTATGGCTGATGCAAGGGCTGTCCTCATTAAATTAGCAGACCGTCTGCACAATATGATAACTTTAGATGCATTGCCTCTGATCAAGCAGCATAGGTTTGCAAAGGAGACCATGGAGATCTTCGTTCCTTTAGCTAATCGCCTCGGAATCTACAGTTGGAAGGAGCAGCTAGAAAACCTCTGTTTTAAGCATTTAAACTTGGAACAGCACAATGATTTGTCCTCCAAACTGATGGGATTGTATGATGAAGAAATTATACATTCTGCAATTGGAAAAATAGAGCGAGCTCTCAAGGATAAGGGAACCTCTTACCATGCTGTAATTGGACGGCACAAAAGTGTCTACAGCTTACACCGAAAAATGTTGAA GAAGAATTTGACCATGAACGAAATCCATGATATTCATGGATTGAGACTCattgttgaaaatgaagaggATTGCTATGAAGCATTGAAAATCGTTCATCAGTTATGGCCGGAAGTACAGGGAAAGCTCAAGGACTACATAAGTAAACCAAAGTTGAACGG GTATCAATCTATACACACAGTAGTAAGGGGTGAAGGTGACGTCCCACTTGAGGTTCAAATTCGAACCAAGGAGATGCATTTGCAAGCTGAGTTTGGGTTTGCTGCTCATTGGAGGTACAAGGAGGGTGATTCTAAGCACTCTTCATTTGTGCTTCAGATGGTGGAATGGGCTAGATGGGTTCTCACTTGGCATTGTGAAACTATGACCAAAGATGGATCTTCAATCAATTCTGTAAAATCATCCTGCAAGTTCCCTTTTCACTCTTCTGACTGCTCCTACTCTTACAAACCTCACTGCTTCCAGGATGGGCCGTTGTTTGTCATTATGATTGAAAACGAAAAG ATGTCGGTCCAGGAATTCCCAGCGAATGCAACGATGATAGATCTCTTAGAAAGAGCAGGGAGAGGAAGCACAAGATGGGCTCACTATAGGTTCCCAGTAAAGGAAGAGTTGAGACCTAGACTGAACCAGGAGCCTGTGAGCGACCCCAAGTGCAAGCTGAAGATGGGCGACGTGGTGGAATTGACCCCACCGATACCTGATACGTCGTTGATCGAGTACCGGGAAGAAATCCAGCGGATGTATGAGAGAGGCTTCACCGTAGCAACTCCGCAGCCTGCCGGTTGGATGAGCTAA
- the LOC111788362 gene encoding cytochrome P450 71A1-like, with product MDVSSWLSHAAAGMPTLAILLLLLSRRLRRPNLPPGPKPWPLIGNLHLMGSLPHQSIHQLSKKYGPIMQLRFGSFPVVVGSSVQMAKLFLKTHDLNFVYRPKTAVGKYMTYNYSNITWSQYGPYWRQARKIWLLELFSAKRLDSSEYIRREERNGLLKQIYNSSGNPIKLKLYLFTLSLNVISRMVLGKKYTDESENGIVSPDEFMEMMDELFLLSGVLNIGDLIPWIEFLDVQGYVKRMKAISKKFDRFLEHVLDRHNERNNTNRINHFFVSLHFNIFWIVVKSMALTLTLKYFQDLIAGATDTSTVTVEWAMSELLKKPEILEKATEELDRVIGRERWVEEKDIVNLEYMDAIAKETMRLHPVVPMLVPRLSNKDCQIAGYDIPKGTRVLVNVWTIGRDPTVWENPDEFNPERFVGKDIDVKGQDFELLPFGSGRRMCPGYSLGLKVVMSTLANLVHGFTWELGGDLNMEEVFGLTTPKKFPLLAIAQPRLPPHLYSCLMD from the exons ATGGATGTTTCTTCGTGGCTTTCTCACGCAGCAGCAGGGATGCCCACTCTCGccatcctcctcctcctcctctcccgccgcctccgccgcccAAATCTCCCGCCGGGACCCAAGCCTTGGCCCCTCATCGGAAATCTCCACTTGATGGGTTCTCTGCCGCACCAATCCATTCACCAACTCTCCAAGAAATACGGCCCCATCATGCAGCTTCGTTTCGGCTCATTCCCTGTGGTTGTTGGCTCCTCCGTCCAGATGGCTAAGCTTTTCCTCAAAACCCATGATCTTAACTTCGTGTACCGCCCCAAAACCGCGGTTGGAAAATACATGACTTATAATTATTCCAACATAACTTGGTCTCAGTATGGGCCTTACTGGCGTCAGGCTCGGAAGATATGGTTGTTGGAGCTTTTCAGTGCCAAGCGACTTGATTCTTCCGAGTACATCCGAAGGGAAGAAAGGAATGGGCTGCTTAAACAAATATACAATTCTTCTGGAAACCCCATTAAGCTTAAATTGTACTTGTTTACTCTGAGTTTGAATGTTATTAGTCGGATGGTGCTGGGGAAGAAGTACACGGACGAGTCGGAGAATGGCATCGTTAGTCCAGACGAGTTCATGGAAATGATGGATGAGTTGTTCTTGCTGAGTGGTGTGCTAAACATTGGGGATTTAATACCCTGGATTGAGTTCTTGGATGTGCAGGGGTATGTGAAGAGGATGAAGGCAATAAGTAAGAAATTTGATAGGTTTCTTGAACATGTGTTGGATCGGCATAATGAAAGGA ACAACACCAATAGAATTAaccatttctttgtttccctccattttaatatattttggaTCGTGGTCAAATCCATGGCACTCACACTTACTTTGAAGTACTTTCAGGATCTTATAGCAGGTGCAACTGATACCTCAACAGTGACAGTGGAATGGGCAATGTCAGAGCTTTTGAAAAAGCCAGAGATTTTAGAGAAGGCAACAGAAGAGCTTGACAGAGTGATTGGAAGGGAGAGATGGGTAGAAGAGAAAGACATTGTGAATTTGGAATACATGGATGCGATAGCAAAAGAGACGATGAGGCTGCATCCTGTGGTACCAATGTTGGTGCCCAGATTGAGTAATAAGGACTGCCAAATTGCAGGCTACGACATACCCAAAGGCACGAGGGTGTTGGTGAATGTGTGGACCATTGGGAGAGACCCTACAGTGTGGGAGAACCCAGATGAGTTTAATCCAGAGAGGTTCGTGGGGAAGGACATAGACGTGAAAGGGCAGGACTTCGAGCTTCTACCGTTTGGGTCTGGAAGGAGGATGTGCCCTGGGTATAGTCTTGGTCTAAAGGTTGTGATGTCGACTCTAGCCAATCTGGTGCATGGATTTACGTGGGAATTGGGTGGAGATTTGAACATGGAGGAAGTGTTTGGCCTCACAACTCCCAAGAAATTTCCACTCCTGGCTATTGCACAACCTCGCCTTCCGCCTCATCTTTACTCTTGTCTGATGGACTGA
- the LOC111789026 gene encoding cytochrome P450 71A1-like — protein MDIQIPSWVFYAAAWMATLAILLLSRRLRRPNLNPPPGPKPWPFIGNLHLIGSLPHQSIHQLSKKYGPIMQLRFGSFPVVVGSSVEMAKIFLKTHDLNFVSRPKTAAGKYTTYNYSDITWSQYGPYWRQARKMCLLELFSARRLDSYEYIRREEMKGLIKEIYKSCGEGIQLKDYLSTLSLNVISRMVLGKKYTEESENGIASPDEFKKMLDELFLLSGVLNIGDSIPWIDFLDLQGYVKRMKALSKKFDRFLEHVLDEHNERRKGVEGYVGKDMVDVLLQLADDPNLEVKLERHGVKAFTQDLIAGGTESSAVTVEWAMSELLKNPEIFGKAREELDRVIGRGRWVEEKDIVNLPYINAIAKETMRLHPVAPMLVPRMCREDCRIAGYDIVKGTRVLVNVWTIGRDSEVWKNAHAFDPERFMGSSVEVKGQDFELLPFGSGRRMCPGYSLGLKVIHSSLANLLHGFCWKLGGEMEKEDLNLEEVFGLSTPKKFPLQAVAHPRLPPHLYCFE, from the coding sequence ATGGACATTCAAATTCCTTCTTGGGTTTTTTACGCAGCAGCATGGATGGCCACTCTCGCCATCCTCCTCCTCTCCCGCCGCCTCCGCCGTCCAAATCTCAATCCACCGCCGGGACCCAAGCCTTGGCCCTTCATCGGAAATCTCCACTTGATTGGTTCTCTGCCGCACCAGTCCATTCACCAACTCTCCAAGAAATACGGCCCCATCATGCAGCTTCGTTTCGGCTCATTCCCTGTGGTTGTTGGCTCCTCCGTCGAGATGGCTAAGATTTTCCTCAAAACCCATGATCTTAACTTCGTGTCCCGCCCCAAAACCGCCGCTGGAAAGTACACCACCTATAACTACTCCGACATCACTTGGTCTCAATATGGCCCTTATTGGCGTCAAGCTCGGAAGATGTGTTTGTTGGAGCTTTTCAGTGCGAGAAGACTCGATTCCTATGAGTATATTCGTAGGGAAGAAATGAAGGGTTTGATTAAAGAAATATACAAATCTTGCGGCGAAGGAATCCAACTCAAAGACTACTTGTCTACTCTGAGTTTGAACGTGATAAGTCGAATGGTGTTGGGGAAGAAGTACACAGAGGAGTCAGAAAATGGGATTGCTAGTCCAGATGAGTTCAAGAAAATGTTGGACGAGCTGTTCTTGCTGAGTGGCGTGCTCAACATTGGGGATTCGATACCATGGATTGATTTCTTGGATTTGCAGGGGTACGTGAAGAGAATGAAGGCACTGAGCAAGAAATTCGACAGATTTCTTGAGCATGTGCTGGATGAACataatgaaagaagaaaaggagttgaGGGTTATGTGGGGAAGGATATGGTGGATGTTTTGTTGCAACTGGCTGATGATCCCAATCTTGAAGTGAAGCTTGAAAGGCATGGAGTGAAGGCATTTACGCAGGATCTTATAGCAGGTGGAACAGAGAGCTCGGCAGTGACAGTGGAGTGGGCAATGTCGGAGCTCTTGAAAAACCCAGAGATCTTCGGCAAGGCAAGGGAGGAGCTTGATAGAGTGATCGGGAGGGGAAGATGGGTGGAGGAGAAGGACATTGTCAATTTGCCTTACATAAACGCAATTGCGAAAGAGACGATGAGGCTGCACCCTGTGGCGCCAATGCTAGTGCCGAGAATGTGTCGGGAGGACTGTCGGATTGCAGGGTATGACATAGTGAAAGGGACGAGGGTGCTTGTGAACGTGTGGACGATTGGGAGGGACTCGGAGGTGTGGAAAAACGCACATGCTTTTGACCCGGAGAGGTTCATGGGAAGCAGCGTGGAGGTGAAAGGGCAGGACTTCGAGCTGTTGCCGTTTGGGTCGGGAAGAAGGATGTGCCCTGGATACAGTCTTGGCCTCAAGGTTATACACTCGAGTCTTGCCAATCTGTTGCATGGGTTCTGTTGGAAGTTGGGTGGGGAGATGGAGAAGGAAGACTTGAACTTGGAAGAAGTGTTTGGTCTTTCAACTCCCAAGAAATTTCCTCTCCAGGCAGTAGCCCACCCTCGACTTCCTCCCCATCTCTACTGTTTCGAATAA
- the LOC111787924 gene encoding coatomer subunit beta-1-like: MEKSCTLLVHFDKGTPAMANEIKEALEGNDIESKIEALKKAIMLLLNGETIPQLFITIIRYVLPSDDHTIQKLLLLYLEIIDKTDTRGKVLPEMILICQNLRNNLQHPNEYIRGVTLRFLCRLNETEIIEPLIPSILTNLEHRHPFVRRNAVLAVMSVYKLPQGEQLLDSAPEIIEKFLTSEQDNSSKRNAFLMLFNCAQERAINYLFTNIDRMTDWGEQLQMVVLELIKKVCRANKAEKGKYIKIIISLLNSPSTAVIYECAGTLVSLSSAPTAIRAAANTYCQLLLSQSDNNVKLIVLDRLNELKTSHREIMVELVMDVLRALSSPNLDIRRKTIDIALELITPRNIDEVVMLLKKEVVKTQSGEHEKNGEYRQMLVQAIHTCAIKFPEVASTVVHLLMDFLSDTNVASAMDVVVFVREIIETNPKLRVSIITRLLDTFYQIRAARVCSCALWIIGEYCLSLSEVESGISSIKSCLGDLPFYTASEEGEAQESSKSSQQVSSTTVSSRRPAILADGTYATQSAALETAMSPPTLVQGSLSSIGNLRSLILSGDFFLGAVVACTLTKLVLRLEEVQASKVEVNRTLTQALLIMVSMLQLGESSFLPHPIDNDSRDRIILCIRLLSNTGDDVRKIWLQSCRQSFVKMLAEKQRHETEEIKARAQISHAQPDDLIDFYHLKSRKGMSQLELEDEVQDDLKRATGEFTKDGDDANKLNRILQLTGFSDPVYAEAYVTVHHYDIVLDVTVINRTKETLQNLCLELATMGDLKLVERPQNYTLAPELSKQIKANIKVSSTETGVIFGNIVYETSSNVLERTVIVLNDIHIDIMDYISPASCTDVAFRAMWAEFEWENKVAVNTIIQDEKEFLNHIMKSTNMKCLTPISALEGECGFLAANLYAKSVFGEDALVNVSIEKQADKKLSGYIRIRSKTQGIALSLGDKITLKQKGGS; this comes from the exons ATGGAGAAGTCGTGCACTCTGTTGGTGCACTTCGACAAGGGCACCCCAGCCATGGCGAATGAGATCAAGGAAGCTTTGGAAGGGAATGACATTGAATCCAAGATTGAAGCATTGAAAAAAGCGATTATGCTTTTGCTTAATGGGGAAACCATTCCTCAGCTTTTCATCACAATTATACGCTACGTGCTTCCCTCTGATGACCACACCATCCAGAAGCTCCTCCTTTTGTATTTGGAGATCATCGACAAGACTGATACCCGCGGTAAAGTTCTGCCGGAGATGATTCTTATTTGCCAGAACCTCCGTAACAATCTTCAGCATCCCAACGAGTATATTCGTGGCGTCACCCTGCGATTTCTCTGCCGTCTGAATGAGACCGAGATCATTGAGCCGCTGATCCCTTCCATTCTCACCAATTTGGAGCATCGTCACCCTTTCGTTCGGCGGAATGCGGTGCTTGCGGTCATGTCTGTTTACAAGCTTCCTCAAGGGGAGCAATTACTGGATAGTGCACCTGAGATCATCGAGAAGTTCTTGACCTCCGAGCAAGATAATTCAAGTAAGAGAAATGCTTTTCTTATGCTCTTCAATTGTGCCCAAGAAAGGGCCATCAATTACCTCTTTACTAACATCGATAGGATGACTGATTGGGGGGAGCAGCTTCAGATGGTTGTCTTAGAATTAATCAAGAAGGTTTGCCGGGCCAATAAGGCTGagaaaggcaaatatattaaGATCATTATATCTTTGTTGAATTCTCCGTCAACTGCCGTCATTTATGAGTGCGCTGGAACTCTTGTATCTCTTTCCTCCGCTCCCACGGCTATTAGAGCCGCTGCAAATACTTACTGCCAGCTTTTACTCTCCCAAAGTGATAATAACGTAAAGCTTATTGTTCTCGATAGGCTTAATGAGCTTAAGACATCTCATAGGGAGATCATGGTCGAACTAGTAATGGATGTGCTTCGAGCACTTTCCAGCCCAAATCTTGATATTAGGAGGAAAACTATCGATATTGCCCTTGAATTGATTACTCCTAGGAATATTGATGAAGTCGTTATGTTGCTGAAGAAGGAGGTGGTGAAGACTCAAAGTGGAGAGCATGAGAAGAATGGGGAATATAGGCAAATGCTGGTGCAGGCTATACATACCTGTGCAATAAAGTTCCCTGAGGTCGCCAGCACAGTGGTACATCTCTTGATGGATTTCTTGAGTGATACCAACGTTGCTTCTGCAATGGATGTTGTCGTTTTTGTACGTGAGATCATTGAGACAAATCCCAAATTGCGAGTTTCTATCATTACGAGACTATTGGACACATTCTACCAGATACGTGCGGCAAGAGTGTGCTCTTGTGCGCTTTGGATCATTGGAGAGTACTGTCTCTCGCTCTCTGAAGTTGAGAGTGGAATCTCTAGCATAAAAAGCTGTCTTGGTGACCTTCCTTTCTACACAGCTTCAGAGGAAGGAGAGGCACAAGAGTCTTCAAAAAGTTCTCAACAGGTAAGCTCAACCACGGTATCCTCTAGAAGGCCTGCCATTCTTGCAGATGGAACCTATGCTACCCAAAGTGCTGCACTTGAGACTGCAATGTCCCCGCCTACCCTTGTTCAAGGATCCCTATCCTCTATTGGAAATTTGAGATCCTTGATTCTTTCTGGCGACTTTTTCCTTGGGGCAGTTGTGGCTTGCACACTTACTAAGCTTGTTTTGAGGCTAGAAGAGGTTCAGGCTTCCAAAGTCGAAGTGAACAGAACTCTTACTCAGGCATTATTGATTATGGTTTCTATGTTGCAACTGGGTGAATCTTCGTTTCTTCCTCATCCAATTGATAATGATTCACGTGATCGGATTATCCTTTGTATTAGATTGCTAAGCAATACTGGCGATGACGTGAGGAAGATATGGTTGCAATCCTGCAGACAAAGCTTTGTGAAAATGCTGGCTGAAAAGCAGCGCCATGAAACTGAAGAGATAAAAGCCAGGGCACAGATATCTCATGCACAGCCAGATGATCTAATTGATTTTTACCACTTAAAAAGCAGGAAG GGCATGAGTCAGCTAGAATTGGAAGATGAGGTCCAAGATGATCTCAAACGTGCTACTGGAGAGTTTACAAAGGATGGGGATGATGCAAACAAACTCAATCGCATTCTTCAACTAACTGGATTCAGTGACCCTGTTTATGCAGAAGCTTATGTCACTGTTCATCATTATGACATTGTTCTTGATGTTACAGTTATTAACAGAACCAAAGAGACTCTTCAGAATTTGTGCCTAGAGTTGGCCACTATGGGTGACCTCAAACTTGTTGAACGCCCTCAAAACTATACACTTGCTCCGGAGTTGAGCAAACAAATAAAGGCTAACATCAAGGTTTCTTCTACTGAAACAGGAGTCATATTTGGTAACATTGTATATGAGACTTCTTCTAATGTGCTCGAGAGAACTGTCATCGTTCTTAATGATATCCACATAGATATCATGGATTACATTTCTCCAGCATCCTGTACTGATGTGGCATTTAGAGCAATGTGGGCTGAATTTGAGTGGGAAAACAAG GTTGCTGTGAATACAATAATTCAAGATGAAAAGGAATTTTTAAATCACATTATGAAGTCGACTAATATGAAGTGCCTGACACCAAT ATCGGCATTGGAAGGCGAATGTGGTTTTCTTGCTGCTAACCTTTATGCAAAGAGTGTTTTTGGAGAAGATGCTTTGGTGAATGTGAGCATTGAAAAGCAAGCAGATAAGAAGTTGAGTGGGTACATCAGAATAAGAAGCAAGACTCAAGGTATTGCTCTCAGTCTCGGGGATAAGATCACTTTGAAACAGAAGGGAGGCTCATGa